A portion of the Lolium rigidum isolate FL_2022 chromosome 1, APGP_CSIRO_Lrig_0.1, whole genome shotgun sequence genome contains these proteins:
- the LOC124657176 gene encoding NADPH-dependent aldehyde reductase-like protein, chloroplastic: protein MAKTNGSGGAASSVTAALMLHGRVAIVTGGAGGIGSAVSKHLASLGARVAVAYFGDPAPAKKVVGGINATHGADPPQAIAVEADVNDAAQVKALFDAAAAAFGGEVHILVTTAAVLDFSYPTLAETSEASYDAMFGANTRGTFLCCREAANRLARDGHGRIVTFSSSGVGSLRPGFAAYAASKAAVEVMTKILARELRGTGITANVVAPGSTATPMFYNGKSPEEAERYIAEAPLGRLGMPEDIAPLVGFLASDAGGWVNAQVLRCNGGTI from the coding sequence ATGGCCAAGACCAACggaagcggcggcgcggcgagtagCGTGACTGCTGCACTGATGCTCCACGGGCGCGTGGCGATCGTGacaggcggcgccggcggcatcgGCTCGGCCGTGTCCAAGCACCTCGCGTCCCTCGGCGCGCGCGTGGCGGTCGCCTACTTCGGAGACCCGGCGCCGGCGAAGAAGGTCGTGGGCGGCATCAACGCCACGCACGGCGCCGACCCTCCGCAGGCCATCGCGGTGGAGGCTGACGTGAATGACGCGGCGCAGGTGAAGGCGCTGTtcgacgcggcggcggcagcgttcgGCGGGGAGGTCCACATCCTGGTGACGACGGCGGCGGTTCTGGACTTCTCATACCCGACGCTGGCGGAGACGAGCGAGGCGTCCTATGACGCCATGTTCGGCGCCAACACGCGGGGCACCTTCCTGTGCTGCCGCGAGGCCGCCAACCGGCTGGCGCGCGACGGGCATGGCCGCATCGTCACGTTCTCGTCGTCCGGGGTCGGGTCGCTGCGCCCCGGGTTCGCCGCGTACGCGGCgagcaaggcggcggtggaggtgatGACGAAGATCCTGGCGCGGGAGCTGCGCGGTACAGGGATCACCGCCAACGTGGTAGCGCCGGGGTCGACTGCCACGCCCATGTTCTACAACGGCAAGTCGCCGGAGGAGGCTGAGCGGTATATCGCCGAGGCGCCGCTAGGGCGGCTCGGCATGCCGGAGGACATTGCGCCGCTCGTCGGCTTCCTCGCCAGCGACGCCGGCGGATGGGTCAACGCCCAGGTTCTGCGCTGCAACGGCGGCACAATCTAG